The nucleotide sequence CATCTGATAGCCGCTCATATCGTTTTCACACGAGAGTCGTTTTTAGCAATGGAGCCAAAAGCATGGAACACGATGAAATTAAAATTTTAAGATAAATGCATTAACAGCGACGAAAACAAGGCATCCCTGAGTGTTCAGGAAGATGCCTTGTTTTGCTTTTGGCAAAATCATGAAATGGTTAAAAAAGGGAAGTGGATAAGAGGGAGGTAACTCATCATAAAATTGTTTCAGTTCCTAATTATGTCTTCTGCGTATTTTTTCATAATTTTGTCAGAGGATGAATTATCGGCAAGGGAGATGGTTTGGATAAAAAAAGATCCAATCAATCAAGAATGTTAAAAATGAACGTTCTATAACGGATTAAAAGGATAAAAAATTTTACAACAAGCAATAGCGCAGCAAAAGCTTTAGCAAATAACTTTTTTATTTTATTTTTATATAGATCACATTCAAATTTAAAAAAAGATGGATTATTAAGCGGCATGTTTACAAAAGAATATGACCGTCGGCTTAATAAGTCGTGTTTAATGATCAATCAATAAAATCAGTATAAAAAATCAGCTTAAAAAGCATCTCGTTTTATTTTTAAAATATCTCAATATTAATAGTATACTTTTAAAATGAGATAAAATGATTTAACTTCCTATAATTTATATTATGTTAACTAAAATAAAACGTAAATAACATGGTCTAACTAATCTTCTCCCCTTTAGTCCTCCTAATAATTATTATCTCGCAAATTTTACATAATCCTTGTATACTTCTACTTCGCGCATGACTGTCTCACTAACTGCCGATCTTTCACCTTAGCTTGGCGCTACATATATCACAGAAATATAAACGTATATGAAATACACTGCGGGAATGAGTGAAATAATTATGCCGAGTAATCTAGTTTCTAACTTATACTGCAAAACTAAGCCAATAATCCAAACTAGTAACCAGATCAGTATGCGATAATCATTTGTGGGCTCATCCGTGTCTGCTATTCCGCTAATTAAAAAGCCTATAAAACTAGAAAAAGCAACAAATAATCCGGTCACAACATTCATGATAATCCATACAATTCGACTCATTTAAGTTCGACCTCTTTCTTTGCAGCGTTTTAATACGAACCTCCGAAATAGTCACGCAGAAAATGCGCTCTGGGGGTATGTGTTTGTTTGACAATCCTTTGAGGTGTTTTTGGATGAACTTCTGCTGCTCCTTGAATTTAGAGAACATTAAACATCATGGATACATGTTTTGGGAAATTTTTGTATTTATCCTTTGAGAGAAAACGTTGAATCGTTAAAGTAGACAAAGAATTATTAGTTTACATAATTACAGAGACTATTCTATTTTCTAACGCATACTAAAAGCCAATCTACTTCTGTAAGTATGTAAGTGGAATTATTTGCTGCCCAGGTTGTTTACAGCCATTTGAATACTCCGGGTCTAGGTAAAGAAACAAGAGTGCCTCCTCCCTCTTGTTTCACTCGTTTTCTCTTAAAGACATAATAAGTCCGATCAAGAAAATGAGCGGAAACAAATACCATATGATCAATGCTGCCAACAATGATAGTAATGGATAATACTATGACAATCGCCGCTTTATACCACCTTCCTTTCTTGTCGTACTATCATTTTTTAACCTATATACCTACATAAATGCATATAAAGGCGATCCTGAATAGCGGATCGCCTCCTTCCTTTATTTCATAAGATTTTTTGCCGGTTCTTGGTAGACGGGTTCTGTTTCAGAATGGATCAAATGATTGGTCCCTAGACTGATAATTATGGCTACAATGACATTGACCGCTACTGCAATGGCTCCTGTGTTGATATCGTTAAGGACCGGAGGAATAGACGGGAAGAAATCAACCAGCTTAGCGGATGTAACCGTTGCATATAAAACGATGGCAACTCCCGTAATGATTCCTGCCATGGCACCGAACTTATTCATGGCACGCTGGTTGAAAAAGCTGAATAACAATGCCGGAACAAGTTGGGCAATTAAACTGTAAGACATAATATTCAATATTGCTAAAGCATTGCCGCCTGTAATCGTGAAAACGAACGCAATGACGATAATGACTAAAACGAAGACTTTGGAAACAATCAACTGCTGACGATCAGAAGATTTGGGGGCTATCAATTTATAAAATCCCGTCATTAATCCAATGGAAGCAGACATTAACATCACAGAGACTGGAACTAAGGCTGTGAGCAAGCCAGCCGCTCCGACAATGCCCACCACCCATGGATCAAATGTTTGAAGAGTTAAACGCAGTAAAGATAAATCTCCATCCGCTCCTTGTAACCCCGGGATCTGTATGATAGCTGCAAAGCCGATGAAAAATGCGAATAACAGGAGCAAGGTATATAAAGGCAAGGTGATCGCATTTCTTTTCAATGACTTCTCTCCCTTGGCGGATAAAACAACGGAAAAGGAATTCGGCAATAGATAAAAACTGAAGGCATTTAGGATCACCGTAGACACGAACCAAGAAATGCTCAACCCTTCAGTTGATAAAACGAGACTTTCAGGTTTGAGTGCTTCTACCGCTTTGAATAGAGGCTGAATTCCACCAAAGTAATGGAAAGGAATATATAGTCCAAGAAAAACGATAACAAA is from Bacillus sp. PK3_68 and encodes:
- a CDS encoding sodium:solute symporter family protein translates to MNIALIIIFAFAAIALFLGIRATHGKKMNVDEFAVGNKGFGTLFVFLLIAGEVYTTFTFLGGSGWAYSKGAAAFYVPAYICLAYVVSYWIVPNIWRYAKQHNIISQPDYFASKFNSPILGLVVSFIGTIALIPYIVIQLKGLGIIVSEASYGSISPLAASTIGAVIATIYVVISGIHGSAWTAVLKDIMILFVIVFLGLYIPFHYFGGIQPLFKAVEALKPESLVLSTEGLSISWFVSTVILNAFSFYLLPNSFSVVLSAKGEKSLKRNAITLPLYTLLLLFAFFIGFAAIIQIPGLQGADGDLSLLRLTLQTFDPWVVGIVGAAGLLTALVPVSVMLMSASIGLMTGFYKLIAPKSSDRQQLIVSKVFVLVIIVIAFVFTITGGNALAILNIMSYSLIAQLVPALLFSFFNQRAMNKFGAMAGIITGVAIVLYATVTSAKLVDFFPSIPPVLNDINTGAIAVAVNVIVAIIISLGTNHLIHSETEPVYQEPAKNLMK